The sequence below is a genomic window from Methylophilus sp. DW102.
TTCCAGCAAAGTTTTAACCGCAGCGCGGTCACCGATATCCGCATGAATGAAGACATGGTCCGGGTCGTGGCTAATCTCCGCCAGATTTTCCATGTTGCCAGCATAGGTGAGCTTGTCCAGATTGACCAGTTTACCCAGCTTCAGCTTTACCCAGGCATTGACGAAATTGCTGCCGATAAAACCGGCACCCCCGGTCACTACAATGGTGTCTGTGTGCATAAAATCTCTGCTTAATAGTGATTACAACTTGGAAATATCTTTTGATACTACCGCAAGCACCCGGCATGTAAAGAGTGAATAAGCGCAGCAGAGCCGCATCAAATCACAACAAAAGACGGTCGTCACCAGGGTGAAGCGCCAGACTTGCTAAGACTTTCTATATATTGCTGATGGCTGGCCAACTCCTCTTCGCTCGGCTGCAATCGCTTCAGTGCAGAAAAGTCGACGTCAATATGGCTTTGCGTGGTTTGCTGCTCGGAGGTTGAGAGTTCCATCAACAGGCTCTCTTGTCCGCGCGTCATGGCAATGTAGACATCGGCGAGCAATTCCGCATCGAGCAAGGCGCCGTGCAAAGTCCGCTGTGAGTTATCAATACCGAAGTGGCGGCACAAGGCATCCAGATTGTTACGCTGGCCGGGACGCATTTCCTTGGCCATTTTCAAGGTATCAACGATACCACTGACGAATGACGGCAACGGGTCCAGGTTAAGCCTGGACAACTCCATATTGAGGAAGCCGACATCAAACGGAGCGTTATGAATAATGAGCTCTGCACCACGAATAAACGCAATGAAATCCTGTGCAATTTGCGCAAAAAGCGGCTTATCTTGCAAAAACTCCAGCGAAATGCCATGTACTTCCTGCGCACCGGCATCAATCTCACGCTCGGGATTGATATACAAGTGAAAGTGACGCTGGGTTGGTCGGCGGTTCAGCATCTCCACCGCCGCAATTTCAATAATTCGATGTCCCTGATCGGGATAGAGGCCAGTGGTCTCGGTATCGAGGAAAATCTGTCTCATTTAAGCTACACTCCTATCCTATCGCCACGGTTAATACACCTTGATTTGCCAAGGCATCCGCACGCTCGTTGCCCTCGTTGCCAGCATGACCTTTCACCCAAATCCATTCAATCTGGTGAGGCTGGGCGATGACATCCAACTGTTGCCATAAGTCCGCATTTTTAACCGGCTTTTTATCCGCCGTACGCCATTGCTTGAGCTTCCAGCCTGCCAACCACTCGGTCATGCCTTTTTGCACATAGCTGGAATCGGTATACACCCTGACATGTGAGGGTTTCTTAAGCGCCTGCAAGCCTTGAATCACCGCAGTCAGCTCCATACGATTATTGGTGGTCAGCGCTTCGCCACCGTAGAGGGATTTTTCGTGCGAGCCCGCTTTAAGCCAGACCCCCCAGCCACCGACGCCAGGGTTGCCCTTGCAAGCACCATCAGCGTACATTTCTATCCATTGTTGATTCGACATCCGCGCATTCTAACTGCTTTTGGCCGTTTTTTTGTATGCTGGAACGGCCTTTTCTGACCTGCAACGCCGGATTCAGCGGCAACATTTTCCAGTCTGGTTTTAACAAACGGATATTGAGCACTCTTTTTTTGGCAATCAGGAAATAAATGCCACCACTCATGCCACACAAGCGTGGCCCCCACCGTTCCAGGCAAGACTGACGCGCCAGCCAGTCAGGATCATTGAATGGAAAAGCGTGCATCAAATAACCACTACGCACGACCTCAAATCCCAATACACTCAACCAGTCACGAATGCGCCAGGCTGTAAACAATCTACTGAAACCGCCTGCCTGCCTGAATTGCCCGACTCTGGCGCGCATGCCTAAACAACTGGCAGGGCTAATTCCGGTCAACACCAAAGTACCTTCAGGCACCAGTACCCGAAACACTTCGCGTAACGTCTGCTGTGGATCCGCGCACTGCTCCAGCACATGTGGCATGCAAACCAAGTCAACTGAATTTTCGGCAAATGGCAAAAACTCGCTTTCGCATAACAACGAGGCATTGGCCGAGGCGGTTAGCTGTAGGGAGTGTTTGTAAGGAATCCGGCACTGCTCGAGCAGGTCATGCGCAGACCATCCGATCTGCAGAGCATGAAAGCCGAACACATCAGCCACGGCTTGCGCGTACAAAGGCGTTTCACGCGCGACAATATATTGACCCAGAGGCATTTGTTCAAAGAACACTGACTGGCTTGATTGCAAGATAGATTCCCTCACGCACTTAAAACACCTCTTGAATACCGTCCAGGGCATCTCCCTTGACAAGCATCATGATTTTTTCAATGATGCGTGATGGACAAAAGTTCTGCAAGTATAGAAATCATCCCCCTGCCCGCTTTTAGCGACAATTATCTGTGGTTAATTCAGTCTGGCTCACTGGCCTGGCTGGTTGATCCGGGCGATGCGGACGTGGTTGAAGAGGCTTTGAGCAAGAGAAAACTGAGCTTAAAAGGGATTTTACTCACACATCATCATGCAGACCATGTGGGCGGCGCTGCCAGCTTGCAAAAGCATTGGCGCTGTCCTGTCTATGCCCCGGACAGTTCACAGCCGTCTTATCAGGCCATGCAGACCATCCCCGTCCACGCCGGGGACACTATCAGTCTGCTGCCAGAAGACATAATAAGCTGCGAAGTGCTTTCGCTGCCGGGCCATACACTTGATCATGTGGCTTATTATGTCAATCAGCAGCATTTGTTTAGCGGCGACGTTCTGTTTGGTGCAGGGTGCGGCCGCCTGTTTGAAGGCACGCCTGCACAAATGTATGCCTCGCTACAGCAGATTGCCGCGCTTCCCCCAGAAACACTCGTTTACCCGGCGCATGAATATACCGCGCACAATCTTGCTTTTGCGCAGACCATAGAGCCGGATAACCGCGCATTACTCCAACGTATCGTAACCACCCGCGAGTTACGCCATCAGCAACGCCCCACCCTGCCAACGTCCTTGGCACAAGAATTGGCGACCAATCCGTTTTTGCGCTGTGAACAGTTGCGTCTGCGCCCTGAATTTCAATCGCGCTCGGTGCTGGAAGTGTTTACCGAGATCCGCACCCGCCGCAATGACTTCTGATCGCACAACCTTCAAGCACAGTCTGGGCTCGCTGGCAAGGGCTTGTCTCCCCCCGAATTTAACGTAGAATGATGTCCTCCTTAAAGCGCTTGTGTGCGTTAGGCCTATCTCAAACAGATCGGCGCGGCCGCTACGGCCATCCGGATTTAGCAATCCATGTGTATCCGCTCTGCCGGATGCACAACACTCTCAGGATAAAGTATTACCGTCATGCGTTTTAAAAGATTCATCGTCTGCATTGCACTGTCAGCCTCGCCATGGTGCGGGTCGGCTGAATACGTGGAACCAGCCACCTTGTCCGATGACAATGGCAGTTATGACGAAAGCTATGGAGAGACTGGCGTAGAAGGCTACACCTCCACTTATCAGTTTGAAGATAGCCTGACCTTGCAAAACAGCTTGTGGGACCGCGTGCGCGATGGCTTTAACATGCCGGACATCGACTCAAGCTACACCAACAAACACGAACAATGGTACGCCTCTCGCCCAGACTACGTTTCACGCATGCTGGAGCGGAGTAAAAAGTATCTTTACCACATCGTTGTTGAGGTTGAAAAAAGAGGCATGCCCACCGAGATTGCGCTACTGCCCATGATAGAAAGCGGCTTTAACCCTAAAGCGCTATCTACCAGCAAGGCGTCAGGCATCTGGCAATTCATCCCCTCTACCGGCAAAGACTTTGGCCTCAAGCAGAACTACTGGAAAGATTCACGCAAAGACGTGACTGCCGCCACCCAGGCTGCGCTCAATTATCTGCAAAAGCTTTATACCATGTTTGGCGCCTGGGACTTGGCACTGGCCGCTTACAACGCGGGTGAAGGCACGGTTGCACGCGCCATTGAGCGCAATGAGCGCCTGGGCTTGCCGACCGATTACCAGCACTTGTCCTTACCGGATGAAACTCGCAATTACGTGCCAAAGCTGCAGGCCATCAAAAACATTATTTTCCGGCCTGAACAATATGGATTGACGCTAAACGAAATTCCAAACCGGCCTTACTTTACCACCGTCCAGGCCCCCAACAAGATTGATGCAAAACTGGCTGCAGAGTTGGCAGGGATTACGCTGGAGGAGTTTAGCGCACTGAACCCAAGTTTTACGCGGCCGGTCCTCATTACGGAAAACAGTTATCAAAAACTTCTGTTACCAACCTGGGCGGCCAGCAACTTTACACAAAATCTGAATGCGTACAACCGTCCCCTCTCCAACTGGCACAGCTACCAGCCCAAGCGTGGTGAGCGCCTGGGTGTGATTGCCAGCAAGTTTGATATCAGTATTTACGAATTGAGCGCAACCAATAACCTGAAGCCGAATCGCAATCTGATTGTCCGTCGACCATTGTTAGTGCCCGCCAGCGTGGAGTCAGCTGGTCTGACCAAACCGATTGATGTCGCAGCCATGGCCAAACTTTCCGTAGAAGTGCCGGTTGAAAAAGAGTCATCCAGCGAACCAACGACTTTTTCCCATAAAGTGAAAGCTGGCGAGACCTTGTCTACTCTGGCCAAGCGCTATGGCATTAGCAGCCAGCAAATCATGCAACAAAACCATCTCAAGTCTAAAAAACTGGCGGCTGGCCAGGTATTGCAACTGCAAAAACAAGAAAGCCATGCCAGCAAATCAAGTAAAGGGAACTCTGGAAAATCGCATGACTCGAAAACAAGCGTAAAATCTGGTGCTAAGAAAGCAGGCAGCCACAGTAAACATAGTGCCTCTTCATCAGATTCAGCTAAAAAGAGCACAACATCGCATCATAAGAAAAGTCAGTCCAGCAAACATTAAATCGGCTCATTATGCGCACTGCACACTCACCGCTCAATTTGCACGTTGTGTCTCATCCGCAGAATGCGCAAGGCAAGCGCCGAGGATATGTGCGCCATGCCATGATGACCATGGCTCTGGCGGCCATGCTGTCAGCCTGTAGTCCAGAGCAGGCCAACCAGGAGACACTGGCGTTTGATCAGGCCTACCCACCACAGGCCGGGGGCACGCTGATGAGCGCCATGCCCTCAGATCCGAGCAGCATGATCGGTATGGTGGCTGGCGAATCCGCCTCGCTGGCAATTGGCAGTTACCTGTTTAATTCACTGCTCAAATACGACCAGAATCTGGATTTGGCCGGCGAATTAGCCGCTTCCTGGCAAGTCGCAGACGACAATAAGACCATCACTTTCAAGCTCAAACCCAATCTGCAATGGGCTGATGGCAAGCCGCTTACCAGTGCGGATGTGCTTTTCACCTGGCAGCTGATCACAGACGAAAAAACGCATAGCCCTTATGCCTCTGATTATCAACTCGTCACCCAGGCAGAAGCGCCAGATCCACAAACGTTTATCGTGCACTATTCGCAGCCCTTTGCACCCGCGCTCGAAAGCTGGGCCAGTTTGCAAGTGCTGCCCAAACACAAACTGGCAGGACAGGATATACATACCACCAGTTTTGCGCAAAAACCGTTAGGCAGTCATTATTACCAGCTTCAGGAATGGCGACACGGCGAATACATCAAATTAAGTCGCAACCCCAAGTCTGTCATGGGACCCGCCAACATCGAAACACTGGTCGAACGCGTGATCCCTGATCCAGCCGCCCAATTTCTCGAGCTCATGGCGGACCATATTGATAGCATGAACATGGATCCGATTACCTATGCACGCATTATTCCTTCGCGTCCGGCACTCGCAGCCAGGCTCAACCAATACAAAGAGCTAGGCAACAGCTATACCTACCTGGGCTTTAACCTCAAACGCAAACCATTTGATGATGTGCGTGTGCGTAAAGCGATCAACTATGCCATTGATAAACAGGAAATTATTGATGGCGTCTATCTTGGCCTCGGCATTGCGATTGCCTCCCCGTACAAGCCGGGCACGCGCTGGAGCAATCCTGATCTTCACCCCTATGCCTTCGATCCGGCCAAAGCCAGACAATTGCTAGCCGAGGCAGGTTACACAGACAGCGATGGCGACGGTTATCTAGACAAAAATGGTCAAAAATTGTCATTTGAAATCCTGACCAACCTCGGTAACAAGCAGCGCGAGAAAACCTCGGTCATTATTCAGCGCAGACTCAAGGAAGTCGGGATTGATACCCGCTTGCGTACGCTGGAATGGGCCAGTTTACTGACCAATTTTATCAAACCGGGTAATTTTGATGCCGTGGTAATGGGCTGGGGACTGGGTCTGGACCCTGACCAGTACAATATCTGGCATTCCAGTCAGCAGAATCCCGGACAATTCAACTTTATCGGCTACCACAATCCTCAAGTAGACCATCTGCTGGAGCAAGGGCGACTTGAGTTTGACCCGGAAAAACGCATGCAGATTTATCATGCATTCGCCAAGGCCCTCTATGACGATAGTCCTCTGGTTTACCTGTCTGCCGGCTACGGGCTGACCGCCATCCACAAACGTGTGCAAGGGATTATGAATCCTATACCTCCGGCGGGTGTCGGCTACGACTCACAAAAATGGTATATTCCGGCGCCGCTGCGCCGCGCGCAAATACAGGCTGAATAAAACATGCTACGTTATTTAATCAGACGTGTTTTATGGATGATCCCGATGTTGATCGGCATCAGTCTGATTTCGTTTTTTATCATGCATCTGGCGCCTGGCGATATCACCAGT
It includes:
- a CDS encoding transglycosylase SLT domain-containing protein, which gives rise to MRFKRFIVCIALSASPWCGSAEYVEPATLSDDNGSYDESYGETGVEGYTSTYQFEDSLTLQNSLWDRVRDGFNMPDIDSSYTNKHEQWYASRPDYVSRMLERSKKYLYHIVVEVEKRGMPTEIALLPMIESGFNPKALSTSKASGIWQFIPSTGKDFGLKQNYWKDSRKDVTAATQAALNYLQKLYTMFGAWDLALAAYNAGEGTVARAIERNERLGLPTDYQHLSLPDETRNYVPKLQAIKNIIFRPEQYGLTLNEIPNRPYFTTVQAPNKIDAKLAAELAGITLEEFSALNPSFTRPVLITENSYQKLLLPTWAASNFTQNLNAYNRPLSNWHSYQPKRGERLGVIASKFDISIYELSATNNLKPNRNLIVRRPLLVPASVESAGLTKPIDVAAMAKLSVEVPVEKESSSEPTTFSHKVKAGETLSTLAKRYGISSQQIMQQNHLKSKKLAAGQVLQLQKQESHASKSSKGNSGKSHDSKTSVKSGAKKAGSHSKHSASSSDSAKKSTTSHHKKSQSSKH
- the rnhA gene encoding ribonuclease HI, with product MSNQQWIEMYADGACKGNPGVGGWGVWLKAGSHEKSLYGGEALTTNNRMELTAVIQGLQALKKPSHVRVYTDSSYVQKGMTEWLAGWKLKQWRTADKKPVKNADLWQQLDVIAQPHQIEWIWVKGHAGNEGNERADALANQGVLTVAIG
- the gloB gene encoding hydroxyacylglutathione hydrolase, whose product is MDKSSASIEIIPLPAFSDNYLWLIQSGSLAWLVDPGDADVVEEALSKRKLSLKGILLTHHHADHVGGAASLQKHWRCPVYAPDSSQPSYQAMQTIPVHAGDTISLLPEDIISCEVLSLPGHTLDHVAYYVNQQHLFSGDVLFGAGCGRLFEGTPAQMYASLQQIAALPPETLVYPAHEYTAHNLAFAQTIEPDNRALLQRIVTTRELRHQQRPTLPTSLAQELATNPFLRCEQLRLRPEFQSRSVLEVFTEIRTRRNDF
- the dnaQ gene encoding DNA polymerase III subunit epsilon translates to MRQIFLDTETTGLYPDQGHRIIEIAAVEMLNRRPTQRHFHLYINPEREIDAGAQEVHGISLEFLQDKPLFAQIAQDFIAFIRGAELIIHNAPFDVGFLNMELSRLNLDPLPSFVSGIVDTLKMAKEMRPGQRNNLDALCRHFGIDNSQRTLHGALLDAELLADVYIAMTRGQESLLMELSTSEQQTTQSHIDVDFSALKRLQPSEEELASHQQYIESLSKSGASPW
- a CDS encoding peptide-binding protein translates to MLSACSPEQANQETLAFDQAYPPQAGGTLMSAMPSDPSSMIGMVAGESASLAIGSYLFNSLLKYDQNLDLAGELAASWQVADDNKTITFKLKPNLQWADGKPLTSADVLFTWQLITDEKTHSPYASDYQLVTQAEAPDPQTFIVHYSQPFAPALESWASLQVLPKHKLAGQDIHTTSFAQKPLGSHYYQLQEWRHGEYIKLSRNPKSVMGPANIETLVERVIPDPAAQFLELMADHIDSMNMDPITYARIIPSRPALAARLNQYKELGNSYTYLGFNLKRKPFDDVRVRKAINYAIDKQEIIDGVYLGLGIAIASPYKPGTRWSNPDLHPYAFDPAKARQLLAEAGYTDSDGDGYLDKNGQKLSFEILTNLGNKQREKTSVIIQRRLKEVGIDTRLRTLEWASLLTNFIKPGNFDAVVMGWGLGLDPDQYNIWHSSQQNPGQFNFIGYHNPQVDHLLEQGRLEFDPEKRMQIYHAFAKALYDDSPLVYLSAGYGLTAIHKRVQGIMNPIPPAGVGYDSQKWYIPAPLRRAQIQAE
- a CDS encoding class I SAM-dependent methyltransferase; protein product: MQSSQSVFFEQMPLGQYIVARETPLYAQAVADVFGFHALQIGWSAHDLLEQCRIPYKHSLQLTASANASLLCESEFLPFAENSVDLVCMPHVLEQCADPQQTLREVFRVLVPEGTLVLTGISPASCLGMRARVGQFRQAGGFSRLFTAWRIRDWLSVLGFEVVRSGYLMHAFPFNDPDWLARQSCLERWGPRLCGMSGGIYFLIAKKRVLNIRLLKPDWKMLPLNPALQVRKGRSSIQKNGQKQLECADVESTMDRNVR